Sequence from the Bacteroidota bacterium genome:
TCATGCAGTTTGGGAGTGTATGGCTTCATGTTGGCCATCAGAGCTTCGAGCGACATGGCAGCGGCAATTTCGGCCTGCTTCATCCAGCGGTTGGTATCATACAGGAATATGGCACTCATAGCCGTAAGAACATTGGAGCCGTTGATGGTGGCAAGACCATCCCTGGCTTGAAGTCCTGGAACCGGAATACCCGCACGGTCAAGAGCTTCCTTGCCATCGTAAAGCTTCCCTTCAAAATAGGCCTTGCCTTCTCCCATCATCAGGAGCGCTATCTGCGACATGGGAGCAAGGTCCCCGCATGCACCGACTGATCCTTTGGTGCATACCCAGGGGGTCACACCCTTGTTCAGCATGTCAATCAACGTTTGGGTGATCTCAGGACGGCATCCTGAATTCCCGTGCGCATGTACATTAATCCTTCCAAGCATGGCCCCCCTTACCCACTCAATGGGCATGGGATCGCCAATACCGGCTGCATGATTATATATAAGGTATTTCTGGAAATCCTTTACCTGGTCGTCGTTGAGGACAACCTCCGAAAATTCACCAATACCGGTGTTTACACCGTACATGATCTCCCGCGCCTGGATCTTCTTTTCCAGCATGGCGCGGCATTTGATGATCCTGTCCAATGCATCCGGATGTAATTCTACTTTTTCGTTATGACGGGCAACATTGACAACATCCTCTATGGTCAATCCCGCACCTTTTATTACTAATGTCATGATTATTTAAATTTACAGTGAATAATGAATAATGAATAATGGCCTGCCCCGAGCGTAGTCGAGGGGAGCGTAGCCGAGGGGGATGATTAAAAAAGTGCGGTGCGGTTGATTTTGATCTTAAAACGTAGAATCCAGCTATTCATGCTTTCAGGCAATTTGGCTGTAAAAATATAAAAAGTTAGGCTTATTGTTTATTTTTTAACAAATGATGATAAAAGTTCTTTTATGCTTATCTCTTGTTGGCTGCCTTCCACCATGTTTTTCAGAGATACCTTTCCGCTTTTCATTTCCGTTTCTCCCACAAGAATCACATAAGGGATATTTTTCTGGTCGGCATAAGCCATCTGCTTTTTCATTTTAGCCGCTTCGGGGTATATTTCAGCGTTGATGCCTGACTTTCTTATTTCCTTAAGGATGCCCATACAGTACTTTTCTTCCGCGGGCCCAAAGTTTACAAACATTATTTGTGTTGTTGCCTGTTGGTCTCCAGGAAAGCGGTTCAATTCGTTCAACACGTCATAAATACGGTCGGCCCCAAACGAAACACCGACTCCGGATACGCCGGGAAGCCCGAAAATACCGGTCAGGTCGTCGTATCGGCCGCCGCCGCAGATGCTGCCCATAGCAACTTCCCGCGATGTCACCTCGATGATGCTTCCTGTATAATAATCGAGCCCTCTGGCCAGGGTCAGGTCTAGGTCGAACTTTGCACGTAATTCCAGATCCTTCAGATAGCGCAACACATACATAGCTTCTTCAATGCCCTGCATGCCGGTGGGGGAGTCCTGAAGCAATTCCTGCAGTCTGGGAAACCTCTCTTTGAGCTTGCCTTCAAGACGCAGAACCGGCTGGAGTTTTTCTATGGCTTCCCCGGGTATTCCCCTTGAACGCATCTCTTCATTTACCCCTTCCACGCCGATCTTATCAAGTTTATCAAGCGCGATCGTGATGGTCATCATTTTATCTGCCTGTCCCACATATTCTGCAATGCCGGTGAGAATCTTCCTGTTGTTGAGCCTTACCAGCACATCCAGTCCCAGGCGGTGAAAAACCTCATCGATGATGAGGATGAGTTCAACCTCATTCAGCAGGGAAGTGCTCCCGATCACGTCTACATCACATTGGTAAAATTCCCTGTACCTTCCACGCTGCGGCTTGTCGGCTCTCCAAACAGGCTGTATCTGGTAACGTTTGAAAGGAAAGGCGATCTCGTTCCTGTGCTGGACGACAAAACGCGCAAAAGGAACCGTGAGATCATAACGCAGACCTTTCTCCGAGATGGCAGCAGCAATCCTTATTAAGTTCGATTGTTCGATATCCTTAGGTTCAAGCCCCGAGAGAAAATCACCTGAGTTCAGTATGCGAAACAGAAGCTTATCTCCTTCCTCTCCGTATTTCCCCATAAGCGAAGACAGGTTTTCCATGGCCGGTGTTTCGATGGGCAGGTAACCGAACAGTTGGAAAACATCCCGAATGGTATCGAAAATATAGTTTCTCCTGACCATCTCCTGTGGTGTAAAATCCCGGGTTCCCTTTGGTATGGAAGGTTTCTGCATATTGATCGGTTTTATGCGCAAAGGTAAGGATTCTCTCAGATCAGCTTAAGTTTTTCCAGGATTTTATCCATATATGGTTTGACCTCCTCGCTCTCTTCCGGAGGTGCCCAGGATGCAAATACCTTGTCATCTGCAGGATCCCATGGACCATCTTTTACTTCATAGGCAACAGATCCCGGTTCAAGGGCTATCATTGAATGCCAGGTGCGCTCAGGCACTTCGGCTGCGTAATTCCCTGCTGAGGGATCCAGTAGAATGTGATCGGTGATATGGCCGTGATCATCAAATTCCAGGATGAGTATCCTGCCGCGAAGTACAAAAAAGACCTCGCGTTTATCCGGTTTCTCATGCTTATGCGGCCGGATATAGGATCCGGGCTCAATGGCGTTTAGCATTCTCTGCATGGGATCGGGCGGCCCGGAATGAAAATTGTAATTCATCCTCTTCCTGTCGGACTGCATAGCCCTTTCTGTAAGGGCCTCAAGCAATTGATGGTTTATCTTGATCATAAGGACAGTTTTCTTCTTCTTTTCTCCCAGAGCCTAAAAATAATGGTTTTTTGATAATTTCCCTTTATATTTGCCGACCTCACGACAATAACCATGAGAATACTGCTGATATGCAATAAACTCCCTTATCCCCCGCGCGATGGAGGCTCTATTGCTACGTTTTCCATGGCCAGGTCATTTTCGGAACTGGGACATGATGTCACTGTCCTGGCAATGAATACTTCCAAACATTTTTTTAACATTCAGGATATACCGGTGGATATTGCCTCAAAGATGAAGTTCATCGCCGTGAATATCGACACATCCATTTCCCCTTACTCTGCCCTGAGAAATCTCCTGTTTTCACCCTGGCCCTATAATGCTGAAAGATTTATTAATGAAGATTTTAATATAGCACTTCAAAAATTACTTGTTGAAGAACCTTTTGACATTATCCAGCTTGAAGGACTTTATCTTGCGCCCTATGTGCCTCTGATAAGATCGTTAAGCAAAGGCTTGGTTTCCATGCGTTCACATAATATCGAGCATGAGATCTGGCAAAGGACTGTTGCTCACAGCAGATTCCCCAAACAATGGTATCTGAAAATCCTGGCGAAAAGGATCAAAAAAATGGAAACCGGTTTCCTGAACAGCTATGATGTGATGGTACCCATTACCGAACGCGACGGGGAAGTACTCAGAACCCTGGGGTGTCTTTTGCCCATGCATAATACCCCTACAGGAATTTTTACCGGCGACCTGGATCCCAAAAGAGCTGAAATTGAATATCCATCCCTTTTCCATATCGGTGCCCTGGATTGGACACCCAACCAGGAGGGCCTTCATTGGTTCCTGGAAAAGGTATGGCCTGCATTGCATCACGAATTTCCTGAACTTAAATTCTTTGTTGCAGGAAGGAATGCCCCTCCCAAAATATCTTCCCTTAACGTCCCGGGTATGGTTTTCCTGGGAGAAGTGGAAGATGCCTATGCCTTTATGAAAAGCAAAGCTGTCATGGTGGTT
This genomic interval carries:
- the hisS gene encoding histidine--tRNA ligase; this translates as MQKPSIPKGTRDFTPQEMVRRNYIFDTIRDVFQLFGYLPIETPAMENLSSLMGKYGEEGDKLLFRILNSGDFLSGLEPKDIEQSNLIRIAAAISEKGLRYDLTVPFARFVVQHRNEIAFPFKRYQIQPVWRADKPQRGRYREFYQCDVDVIGSTSLLNEVELILIIDEVFHRLGLDVLVRLNNRKILTGIAEYVGQADKMMTITIALDKLDKIGVEGVNEEMRSRGIPGEAIEKLQPVLRLEGKLKERFPRLQELLQDSPTGMQGIEEAMYVLRYLKDLELRAKFDLDLTLARGLDYYTGSIIEVTSREVAMGSICGGGRYDDLTGIFGLPGVSGVGVSFGADRIYDVLNELNRFPGDQQATTQIMFVNFGPAEEKYCMGILKEIRKSGINAEIYPEAAKMKKQMAYADQKNIPYVILVGETEMKSGKVSLKNMVEGSQQEISIKELLSSFVKK
- a CDS encoding WbuC family cupin fold metalloprotein: MIKINHQLLEALTERAMQSDRKRMNYNFHSGPPDPMQRMLNAIEPGSYIRPHKHEKPDKREVFFVLRGRILILEFDDHGHITDHILLDPSAGNYAAEVPERTWHSMIALEPGSVAYEVKDGPWDPADDKVFASWAPPEESEEVKPYMDKILEKLKLI
- a CDS encoding glycosyltransferase family 4 protein, producing MRILLICNKLPYPPRDGGSIATFSMARSFSELGHDVTVLAMNTSKHFFNIQDIPVDIASKMKFIAVNIDTSISPYSALRNLLFSPWPYNAERFINEDFNIALQKLLVEEPFDIIQLEGLYLAPYVPLIRSLSKGLVSMRSHNIEHEIWQRTVAHSRFPKQWYLKILAKRIKKMETGFLNSYDVMVPITERDGEVLRTLGCLLPMHNTPTGIFTGDLDPKRAEIEYPSLFHIGALDWTPNQEGLHWFLEKVWPALHHEFPELKFFVAGRNAPPKISSLNVPGMVFLGEVEDAYAFMKSKAVMVVPLLSGSGMRIKIIEGMALGKTIVTTSIGTEGISTRHGHDLLVADTPENFTGEIRELIRNFDKFEQIGINAVEFVRNIYDNLVIVSSLIDFYKKHL